One Solanum lycopersicum chromosome 2, SLM_r2.1 genomic region harbors:
- the LOC101255844 gene encoding protein S40-5, whose protein sequence is MAKGRKLTISMSERYLGSYSYNNGNQTVNETSEFGEDDVWSTVDEMVNAGGGDDDHLMNGACNSRATAESDVRSFRSSRRCQAGGGSSGGLSLAFDDDAGKATSSSRIIHQFRGQDSLAAQSPRGRHMASSAPVNVPDWSKIYRVDSVESFHDSDDGADDHELDMIPPHEYLARGYGRSRKSTTDSMFEGVGRTLKGRDMSRVRDAVWSQTGFDG, encoded by the coding sequence ATGGCGAAAGGTCGAAAACTGACCATCAGTATGAGTGAAAGGTATTTAGGAAGTTACAGTTACAATAATGGAAATCAAACAGTCAACGAAACATCGGAATTTGGAGAAGACGATGTTTGGTCAACCGTTGATGAAATGGTCAACGCTGGCGGCGGCGACGATGATCATTTAATGAACGGCGCTTGTAACTCACGCGCGACCGCAGAGAGTGACGTCCGAAGTTTTAGGAGCAGCCGCCGATGCCAAGCTGGAGGCGGCAGCAGCGGCGGCTTGTCATTGGCTTTTGATGATGATGCAGGTAAGGCCACGTCATCATCTCGGATCATTCATCAGTTTCGTGGACAAGACAGCCTGGCAGCGCAGTCTCCACGTGGACGACACATGGCGTCTTCGGCACCTGTGAATGTTCCTGATTGGTCAAAGATATATCGAGTTGACTCAGTTGAGTCATTTCATGACTCGGACGACGGTGCTGatgatcatgagttggatatgaTTCCCCCACATGAGTATTTGGCTCGTGGATATGGTAGATCTCGAAAATCAACAACTGATTCGATGTTTGAAGGTGTGGGAAGGACATTAAAGGGTAGGGACATGAGTCGAGTTCGAGATGCAGTGTGGAGCCAGACCGGGTTCGATGGCTAA